Part of the Oncorhynchus mykiss isolate Arlee chromosome 12, USDA_OmykA_1.1, whole genome shotgun sequence genome, tgaatttggtcaggttaccccaaaagtgacatattgcagccTTAAGCGACGCTAGATAAACCTCTATAGCTGACTCAAACTATTTGCTCAACAAATGTAGGTGGCAATGTATTTGTGATGGGTTTTCTATTTCTTAAAGCAAACAGCATTTTAGGGTTTCCTTCTCACAAAGTTTGAAGATCAATttggacattttttttatttaaaaaaccaGCCTCTTTCTTGGCCAGTAATAAATATGTTGTAACTTGCTTGGTTTGAAGGGTAGACAAATGGATGTGATTGTAATACGTTTCATTGACATGAATTATTATTTAGAAATTATATTTTAATTCCTTAGATTGGAACAACACTTGTTTTTATTCTGTCTACCACACCCGTAGGTCTTTCCCTCTGACCTGTTGTATACGTTCTTCCGATGTGTTGCCTACTCGAGAGGCATGTCGGTGTCTACATTTTACATTGGTGTCTACATTGGTTCAGTCTTATTTCCATCAACTCTTTGGAAAATAAACTGCTATTTCACATGATTGAAATGCAACTTCTAAATGATTTATTGAAATGTTGAAGCCCATATATATTATTTTTGTTCCTACCATATAGATTTTTCTAAGTATTTAGTTGGTACATTTTCATTGCATAACTGTGGACATTTCTGCTTGGAAATAACTGTCCTACAGAGAGGGTTTTGTGGTGTTAATTTGAATTAGACCCTTGGTAAACTTTATATTTTTATTGAAATGTGTCTGCAGGATTTTCTAGGGGATAACCATTCCATCCTTTTGAAATCCCTTCATAAGTACATGTTGAAATAACAAGTTATTGTCTTTAAATTACTATGGATTCTCAATTGCAGATATACTTTTTTCTTTTCTTAAATGAACAAGCAATTTCCTAAGTACGACTTTGTTGTAATCGATTAATATACTGTTATTCAAGTATTGATAGAAGGGTCTTGTTTGCTGAGCAACCTTCAGAAATATAACCTTGAGGAACACATAACACACAAAACAAGTTTTGGAGAaatacacataaaaaaaaaaatacaagatagtaaaaaaaaacaagagtaAAATATGGTAAATTGTGTAATTGTAAATATAGACTGCTAATAGTATTTTCATCAAAAGCTTTTTCGTCATTGATATAGAGTTTAAATAAGACATCACATTAAGTTCATAGTTTTCATCTTTTTGGTTATCCACAGAGGACTGTTATtagggggagtagggaggaggtagGGGTCCTGATGTTATCGTCTCATATGCAGGAGGGGCATTGGGAACCTGAAACACATCAAGTCAAACACACACCATTTAGAAAACAAGCAGGATAAGCCACTCTTTGATGATTGAAATACTATTTCCATTTTCACACTATTGCGCCGGGCCTAACCAAACGGAGCTCGCTTACGTTATGACATTTAGTTTTACAGTGCACAGTAGTCAACATTACTGTAAAAATGACAGTTTTAGCCAGTTGGCTAGTTTTCAACTGCAGTCTCTGAATATTTTCTTTCCACATCGTCCTTTTCGGAATGATTTCAGCATCTATGATGGATGCATCGGACAGCTCAGTCCAGCTTGGTTCGTCTCAGACGTGGAAAAAGCCCTCAAGTCAAAATATTTTCCTCTGAACAAAGAAAGGTTCACCTTTTCCAGTAGAAtatcacacacaccacccctcccccaccacTCTGATCAAACCTCCTCTTCCTAACACCCCTATGAATTCCAGATCATAATCCCCTCCTGACTGGTCCGGTGACATAATCCCAGACTGAACCGCCACCAGTCATATTGCATCAGGCAGCTCACATGACCTTTAGCTTTGTTGCCCTTTCCTTCTCAGAAGAGTAATGGAGAGTTGAACAATAGGTCCTTCCTtcatggttgtgttgttgtctgtatagTCAGAGGAATGCAGTATCCTATGACAAGAGAACGATTATGGCCTGGGGTTGGTCACACCATTGCCTTCCAGCGTATAACTGCCCATGTCTGCATCATGGGATCGGTTCCACCACTACTTTGGCATAAACCAATTCTCTCCTCACTTCTCTTAAGTTTGTATGGAGATTTAAACCTCACAAAAACACCTTCATTCAATAAAACTTGTCAAATACTCTGAAAAAAGAGAGCTctgggcccatattcataaagcgccttagaggagtgctgatctaggatcagggcccctctgtccatgtaatcttattcagtATGATCTACTAGGCAAAAACTGATCCTAGAGCCgcagtcctactctgagatgctttattaaTGCGGGCCCTGACCACCGTTACTCTCCCCCCCCAGTACATCCAGTGTTTTACCAAAGGTCGGAGGTCACTGAGGCCCATCTTGTTTTCTGCTGTGGCTCCTCCCTCGTTGAACTGTCCTCCACTGAATCCTGGCAGGGACCCTGATCTTGGGCTCTGTGGGGAGAATAACACGAGAGGAAAAGAAAACAACAGGGGAACAGGAGGTACAAGCCCCGTCGAAAACCTATGAGCAAAACACATGAAAACATTGTCTTTATGGttgaaaatacttttttttttttttactatttttacttATGTTCACTGGGAAAGCAACCCATACATACACTTTTCTTCTTCTGAGTTTTCAGATCTAAAGGAACCAGTGTGGTGCGACCTCCCCTAAACCCATTGCCAAGTTGATGTACATCTATGCAGCTATCCCTCTTTGTATCCTCCTTTATCTTAACTGAGAATCATAGACATAGAATCATCGGAAATAACTGTCCGGGTGAAAGCCTAAGCCTATTCTCTTCAGATCACCACAGATTAAGGGAAGTAGAGAGGAAGCCATTTATTAAGACTATTGAAATATGCACCCTTGGCCATGCAAGTGCTGGACTAATCTTACCCTAATCATTTTGTACCCACATCTCCTCCTAAAATACCAGCATCCGAGGATGAGAAGGGCTGCAAGTATGAAGACCAACAGAGCTATGCCTGCTGCCCTGTGGCACAAAAAGAGAAGAAAACACTAAATTAATAATACTTTCTTCACCAAATGATCAATTAAGATTGAGATGCAGCATAACAAAAAACAAAAGctttaaaaaatctaataaaGTTCAGAATTTCTATCAGGCCTGCCCTTAAATAGAGTCAATAGTCATATTGCCatcgtaaaaataaaaaaatccactAACTCTTCGTTCCTGACATGGGGTCCTCCTCTGCTTGCAAAATAAACATTGAAGTCACCGCGAGGCATCTCTTTGAACCATCCAGTGACTACACCTGAGGAATACCGTTGGGCTATAAACTATAGGATATGGCTATTACATGTTAATAGCAATATCAATTACATAATGTGAACCATTGGTCAACTTTGAGACTGGTAGATTCAGTATTTGTCCCTGAAATGTGCACATGTATTTCACACTCCATTTCAAAGCAATTTTTTAACACATCAGATGAGATCATTTATGTGATTTCTGTAGGcctatgcatatactgtatgtttatatACACTAGTGTTCTTTTTTTTTGTAGCAATGCAATTAATACAACTATATTGATTTGAATTGTGATCAATATCTTAGTCCATCAAGCATAATATATGCGATAGGCTCTGTAAATCCAGAGACAATTGATCATTTAGAAAATgtcaatttttaaaaaaatgatataGTTGAATAGAATAACTGAAGGACCTGTGCATCAAGGCTGCCAGTGTTTGgtctgcatttaaaaaaaataataataataaataaacatcGTCTTACCTAAAGTGGATAGTTACGTAGATTGTGAAAGGGTCCGATCCTTCTAAATTGCTTCGCAACACTGTTTCCCAAAGTTCTCAGTCTCactttttaaaaaaattaaatctcTGACTTGAGAATGGGTTAGAACTATGAGGGGAGGAAAATAATTCTTATGACCGTCACGAGTTCAACCGCTCATGCTTAAAGCCATTGAACTGGACTAATTAGCATGAAACCTCTGTAGAACACAATTCTAACTACTAACCCTCCCAGCCCTAGAGCCAGAACACATCTAACTATTATGGACTCGTGAAGCTTTGTCTGCTAAttctttctgtctgactgtgaCTCAGGAGATCTCATTATTCATATTAATAACGGAAACTTGATAAACACCTATTCAAGTAGGAAAATATGAAGGATGCTGATATTTCATATCATTATTTTAGAGTACATTCACTTCAGTTCATAATAATAACTTTATGTAATATGCTAACGTTCATTACACACAACTGATAGCCTATCTTGAACATTAGCCTGTACACTCACCATGTCCTGGTCAGCCCAATGATAATATTGTATTTCTGG contains:
- the LOC110536967 gene encoding melanoma antigen recognized by T-cells 1-like — protein: MPRGDFNVYFASRGGPHVRNEEAAGIALLVFILAALLILGCWYFRRRCGYKMIRSPRSGSLPGFSGGQFNEGGATAENKMGLSDLRPLVPNAPPAYETITSGPLPPPYSP